CCTGCCCTGTCCAACTCCGCGTGCGTGACGAGCGGGGTGATCAACAGGTGCACGTCGGTGCCCGGCTCCAACGAGCGCGCCAGCGACGCGGACTCAATGGACGGGATGACCGAGTCCTCCGAGCCATGCACCAGGTACACCGGCGCGATGGGATGCGGTGCCCGCTCGGGTGACATGCCCAAGGTCTCCCCCAAGCCTCTCGAGAGCGGCAAGAGCCACGTGCCCAGCGACGCGACATTCCGCTGATTGACGAAGCCCATGAGCGAGGCGGCCGGCTCGGCCATCTCCGTCTGGAGTTCGCGAGCCCGCGCGAACGTCGCCTCCGCCCTCTTGCCATCCGACAGCGTCAGGTTCGACGCGCGCAGGAAGGTCAGGATGCCGACCCGCAGCGGCTCCAGTTGCTCGGTCGGGACAAACCGCTCCAGCAGGTTCAAGAGCAACACCGCCACGCCGTAGTCGTGGGGCGCGCGACGCACCCCGTCTGCCTGCACGCCCGTGCACAGGAAGGTCAGCACCCGGCTCAGGTCTCCGTGCCCGCCAAAGGACAACACCGCGGCCACGTGGGGATACAGCTCGGGCCTCCCGGCGGCAATCACAGACATGCCGCCGGAGAAGCTGATGCCAAACAAGTCCACCTTCCCGTCAGGCACCAGGTCCGCGCGCTCGGCCACCCACAGCGTCGCGTCCGTGATGACGTCCGGAATGCGCGGCGAGATTTCATAGTGGAGCAGGTCCGGTGGCTCCGGGGTGAGCACCGGATGGCCGCCCGCCGCGAGGTCTCCCGCGAGCTTGCGCAAGCGCGGTTCGTCAATGCCATCCGAGTGCACGCCGGACGTGAGCACCACGAGCCGTCCGCTCCGCTGCTCGGGCAAGTACAGGCGTCCACGCACGTCGCCGTGGCGGGTGGGGATCTGCAGCTCGGAGGTCTGGAACGGACCCGTTCCCCAGCCGCCCACGAAGCCCGCCACGGAGCCTGGGAGTCCCGCCGCGCGCACGACGAAGGACAGCCCCCGAACCCAGGGCGGGACCACGAGCCCCGCCGCGAGCAGAACGACCCCCAACGCCACCCAGGGGCGCCACCGTGGCGCCCGCTTCCCTACTGCATCAGGTGCTCGACGAACGTGCACAACCGCTCCCGCTCGAATGGCTTCTCCAGCAGTTCGCGGGCCCGGTGTCCCACGAACTCGCGAGCCTGAGCAGTGAACGCGCCTCCGGTCATCAACCCCGTGTGCGGCGCCAGCTCGGGAGCCAGCCGCTCCAGCTCCACGAGGAAGTCCATCCCGCTCATTCCCGGCATCATCAGGTCGCAGAGAATGGCATCGAAGCGTTCCCCGTGCGACAGGCGTTGCAGCGCCTCTCGCGCGTCTTGGAACACGTGCACGTCGTACAGGTCTCGCAGGAGCCGGCTCACCGAGCTGCCCACGGAGGGCTCGTCATCGATGAGCAACAGGCGGCGGCGGTCTCCCGGCAGTGACATCCCCGCCAGCCGCGGGCCCACGGGCGCCGACACATGCGCGGAGAGCGCCGGCAGCTCCACCCGGAACGCGCTGCCGCGCCCCGGCGTGCTCAGGACATCGATGCGGCCCGCCATGGCCTGCACGATGGTGAGGCAGATGGACAACCCGAGCCCCGTCCCCACGCCCGTGGGCTTGGTGGTGAAGAACGGATCGAAGATGCGGTCCTTCACCTCGGGCGTCATGCCTCGCCCGTTGTCCTCCACCTCCAGCATCACGTAGCCGCTGCGGCCCGGCCGCGCCGAGACCCGGATGCGATTCTCCTCGGCGGGACGCTCTGGAAAGGCCTGGAGCGCGTTCACCAGGAGGTTGACGAGCACCTGCACGAGCCGGCCCTCGTTGCCGTGCACCGCCAGCACCGGCTCCAGCGAGCACACCAGCCGCGCGCGGTGCTGCATCTCGTTGCGCACGAGCCGCAGCGCGCCTTCCACGGCGCTGTGCACGTTCACCGGCCCGTGGTGCTCCTCGTCGGTCCGCGAGAACGTGCGCAGGTCTCGCACGATGGTGCGCACGCGGCCGGCACCTTCGAGCGCCTCGGCCACCACCTGTCGCAGCTCGCCCAGGTGCTCGGCCGGAAGCGCGGGCTGAGCCAGCCGCTCCCACAGGTAGGACAGGTTGGAGGTGACGTAGGCGAGCGGGTTGTTGATTTCATGCGCCACGCCCGCCGCGAGCGTGCCCACGGAGGCCATGCGCTCGGCCAGGCGGAGCTGGTGCTCCAGGCGCTTGCGGTCGGTGACGTCGCGGATCACGGCGACGAGGAAGGGCTCGCCCTCCTCGCTCGTGAAGGCGGCCTTCTTGGTCACGAGGCAGCGCGAGTGCCCCGCGCTGTCGGTGAGCAGCTCCTCGTTCTCGTCGCCCTGGCGGGTGCGGAAGACGCGCTCGTCCTGCCGCCAGAAGACCTCCGCCTCGTGGGCGGGAACGAACTCGTAATCCGAGTGCCCCAGCAGCGCGGACGCCTCGTGTCCCATGAAGCGGCAAAACGCGCTGTTCATCGCGACCCAGCGGTGCGCGCGGTCCTTCACGAAGAGCGGATCCGGCACGGCGTCGAGCGCGTTGCGCAGGAACGCCACCGTGCGGCGCAACGTCTGGAGGTCCTCGCCTCCGTCCGCCTCCAGCCGGCGGCGCAGCGCCACCAGCCGAGCCCCCCACGCCGAGCCGGGCGGCCGGGCACACTCGTCCGCGCCCGCCAGGGCGAGCGCCTCCGCGTCGGAGTCACCGCGCGACGTGAGCACGACCAGGTGCGTGCGGAGCGGAGCGCGGTGCGCGTGCAAGTGGCGACAGCGGGCCACGAGGGTCTCCAGCGGCCCTCCCGCGTCCCACAACACCACCAACCCATCCGGGACGGAGTCAGGCGGCGCATCCACGCAGAGGACGCGACACCCACGACCGGTCTCGGTTTCGCGCAACCCCCGCTCCAGCGTCACGACCTCGGACGCCGGCATCGCCACCAGCAATGCGTGCACGCCTTCGCTCCTCGGTACCGCCCACGCCGGACACATGAACGGCCCGGCCCGGATTACGGACGGGTGCTCCCCGTGAGTCAACGCGGGGCGGAGCTGACCACGTCACGATGCAGTCGGGTCTCGTGAGACTCAGGCGCGACGGCCAGAGCGAGCAGCCAGCTTGGGGCCCACCTGGCACACGGAGAGCAGCGAACACCGTGCACAGCGGGACGCCTCGAGCTGAGCCGGGCAGGCACCACTCATCCCGAAGTGGCACAGGGCGAAGTCGAACCGGACTGGATCCTCCGGATCAATGCGTCGCAGGGCCGCCGTCACCTCCTCGGCCGTGCGCCACGTCAGGTCCGTGCGCGCGGTGAGGCCCAGGTGCTGGGCCATGCGCCCGATGTGAGTGTCCAACGGGATGACGAGCGCGGAAGGAGGTATCCGCTTCCAGATGCCGAAGTCGACCGCGTCCGGACCTCGCACCATCCAGCGCAGGTAGAGGTTGAGGCGCTTGGCGGCTCCAGCGCCCAGGGGCGAGGGCAGCAGGTGG
The sequence above is drawn from the Myxococcaceae bacterium JPH2 genome and encodes:
- a CDS encoding response regulator, which gives rise to MPASEVVTLERGLRETETGRGCRVLCVDAPPDSVPDGLVVLWDAGGPLETLVARCRHLHAHRAPLRTHLVVLTSRGDSDAEALALAGADECARPPGSAWGARLVALRRRLEADGGEDLQTLRRTVAFLRNALDAVPDPLFVKDRAHRWVAMNSAFCRFMGHEASALLGHSDYEFVPAHEAEVFWRQDERVFRTRQGDENEELLTDSAGHSRCLVTKKAAFTSEEGEPFLVAVIRDVTDRKRLEHQLRLAERMASVGTLAAGVAHEINNPLAYVTSNLSYLWERLAQPALPAEHLGELRQVVAEALEGAGRVRTIVRDLRTFSRTDEEHHGPVNVHSAVEGALRLVRNEMQHRARLVCSLEPVLAVHGNEGRLVQVLVNLLVNALQAFPERPAEENRIRVSARPGRSGYVMLEVEDNGRGMTPEVKDRIFDPFFTTKPTGVGTGLGLSICLTIVQAMAGRIDVLSTPGRGSAFRVELPALSAHVSAPVGPRLAGMSLPGDRRRLLLIDDEPSVGSSVSRLLRDLYDVHVFQDAREALQRLSHGERFDAILCDLMMPGMSGMDFLVELERLAPELAPHTGLMTGGAFTAQAREFVGHRARELLEKPFERERLCTFVEHLMQ